In Isosphaera pallida ATCC 43644, the sequence TGAGACTGCTCAGCGGGCGAGGTGGAGCGGAGGGGGACGAGTTGTCGCGTGGCCGACGGATCACCTCGAAAACGGCGTCGAAGTCTTTGAGGGCAAGCTTGTGGGAATTGAGCGCTAGATGGGCCAATCCTCGACTCAGCAACACCGGGGCTGAGTCCGGTTGGAGTTCCAGCGATAAGGTGAACTCGTCGATCGCTTGAACGAAGTTGGTGGTCGCTTCGGAATCCGCGCTGGGGTTGCGTCGTGGCTTCCGAAGGAAACAGATACCCCTCAGTTGGCGAACTGCCGCCAGGTTACCCAACGCGCGACGGTCGCCGAGGGTTTGGAGTCCTCCCTGCCCGATCAGTTCGATGTAGGACTGGCTAGCTTCCAGCACCTCGTCGTACCGCTCCAGTTCCATCAAGGCGACAATTTGCCAGTACTGGGCGATGGCCAGGCGGGGGTCCAGTTCGGAAGCGTGTTGCGCATCGGCCAGGGCCGACTCTGGTTCGGGGGGGCGTCCGTCGTTCAACTCGAAGGCGCGCAGCCGAAATTGCGCCCGGTTGGCCAGATCTTCGGCCCGTTCGTATTGATCGGTGTTGCGTTCGATGGCCTGGGTGAGGGCTTCGACTGCCTCATCCCAACGCGTGGTGGAAAGCGACTGCTCCCGCCGGGCCAGTTCGATCACGATTTGAGCCTTGGAGCGATGGAGCTTGGCGAGACGGCTATCCTTGATCTGAAAATCCTCGCTGGCGAAGAGGTTAGCCGGCGTGTCGTCGCGTTGATGACGGATCCGGTTTTCCAACACCGTTTGGTGGCAGAGGATCGCCTGATCCAGTTCCCGCAGCGCTTCGATGGGTTCGTCGAGATCGACCAGGACCTTGGACAGCAGCGCGTGGGATTGGTATTGACGCTGATCAAGCTGATTCGCTTCCTGGAGGCGGGCGCGGGCGGTGTTAAGATGGGCGAGGGCTTGGTCTTGGAACGCCGCCGCGCGGGTCGGGTCGCCTTGAGCTTGGGTGATTCGGGATTGAACACGGGCAAACTTGCCGGCATGAACATCAACGATGCCCAAGTTGACCTTGAGGGCGTAAATCATCTCGCGGAGGTTGGAGGGCAGCGTGGCCGGATCCTTGTCTGCGATGAGCGGCTCGAGCAGAAGCCGTGCTTCCTCCAGCGAGTTGCGAGCCTCGTTGATCCGGGTAGATACCAACGCCCCCAGTTTGGTCCGCGAGTCGGGGAGGCGTTCGTAGGCTTCGATGTAAAGCGCAGCGTCGGCGGCTTGAATGTAGCCCAACAGGATCCAGAGCCAGGGTTCGGGATTGGGCCGGTTTTGGATCAAATTGACCAGCTCGCTAATCGCCGTCTCAAGGCGATTCTTGGAGTAACTGCGTGAATCCTGGCTCTGAGCGATGCAAATGACCCGTAAAACCCGGCTCCAGAAACCGTAGGTGCCGGGGTTGGCGGACAGGGCTTCGGCAAACGAGGCTTCGGCCTGGGACCAGTCCCCTTTGAAGTAGGCACGAAGCCCCAGTGCGAAGTGGTCGATTGGCTTTTTGAGAGGTTGGCGTGACAGCTCCTCGATCCGTTGTTCGGCCTGAGCTTGGGCCGACGAATCGCCCAGACGCTTGGCCAGCTCGGCCAACCGTTCGTGGTAAAACAGGAATGAGTCGAGCCGCTTGGCCACCTGGGGATCGTTGAGGAAGAGCCATGCAGCGCGGGCGGCTTGGAGTGGGTTATCCTCTCGCGCCAGCGCTTCGGCTCGCAGCAGCAGAGCCTCGTCGAAGGCGTCCTGAAGCTGGGTCCATTTGCCTTCGGGAAGTTCTTCCGGTCGGCTCTTGAGTTGCCAGACGGTGTAGGTGATCCCATCCACCTCTCGATCGGTGGCGGTCACGAGGGGGTTGTTCAGGTTGGCGAGGGTGGCGTTGCCAAAGGCGTCGGGGTCGGATTGGAGAGTAAGGCCGTCGAACATCGTGGCCAAGTAGACCACGCGATCGCGTTGAGCAAGGAATTGATCCACTTGGGCGATCAATTCGTTGCGACGTTTGGTCAACGCCAGTTGGCGTTCAGCCTCTTGGCGAATCGTCTGGACTCGTTCGCCAAGTTCGTCGATCTCCTGCTGTTGCTTGCGAATCCCGTCGGTAAGATCATCACCAAGCGGTGAAGCACGCACCATTTGACGGGCTTGGGCTGGGAAGTTGTCCAGGAAGCGAATCGCCTCGTTGCGGACGGCGACGTAGTCGGGTTCATCAACCTGGAACATCCGCTGAAGCTCGTCGAACTTGAGTTGAGCTTCCTTGTCCAGATCGACCAACATGCTGAACAGCTTCTGCTGCTCGGCGATTCGTTGTTCGCGACGTTGGTTGTCCGCGCGCTGTTTGGCGGCGAGTTGTTCTTGCTCCCGACGTTGGTTTTCCAGAGCTTGATCGGCTCGAAGCTTCTGGACGTAGAACGCAGCCGAGACGCCGCCCACGATGAGACAGGTCACCAGACCCACCGAGACGGCCGCGTAGGGATTACGTCGCGCCCATTTATACGTTTGTTCAAACAACGAGGCGCGACGGGCTTTGATGGGATGGCCATCGAGGAAGTTCTGGAGGTCTTCCGCCAAGGCGCGGCAATCGCTGTAGCGTTTAGCGGGGTCTTTTTCCAGACATTTGAGGCAGATGGTTTCGATGTCGCGGGGCAGGCGGGGGACCAGTTTGCTGGGGGCCACTGGTTCCTCGTGAATCACCGAGAAGACCGTGGCCATCGCCGAGGTTCCCTTGAAGGGTGGGCGGCCGGTCAGCATTTCGTAGAGGATCGCGCCGAGGGCGTACAGGTCGGTCAAGGGACCAAGTTCCTCGACCTTACCGGAGGCTTGCTCGGGTGACATGTAACTGGGGGTGCCCATGATCTGGCCGGAGACGGTGTTACCCTCAGCTTGTTCCTTCTCCAGTTCCTTGGCCAGGCCGAAGTCGGTGATTTTGAGGGTTCCATCGCCAGCCAGCATCACGTTGGCCGGTTTGAGGTCGCGGTGAATGACATTTTTGGAGTGGGCTTCGTACATCGCCTCGGCCAAGGTCTTGACCCAACGGGCTGACTGGCGCGGGTCTTGCGGGGTGTTGGCCAGCTTTTGGGTGAAGTTGCCTCCTTCCAGCAACTCCAACGAGAAGTAGGGAACGTGATCGACCTCGCCGATTTCATAAATTTGCACAATGTTCGGGTGGCGGATCTTAGCCACGGCTCGCGCTTCCAGCACGAACCGTTGCATGGCGTCCTCCGAGGCTGAGCCGCGGATCATCTTGAGCGCCACCATCCGGCCCAAGCCTTTCTGGCGCGCCAAGTAGACCACACCCATCCCGCCGTCACCCAGCTTGTCGAGGATTTCGTAGCCGGGAATCTTGGGGAACTTTTCTTTCTTGCCTTTGTTCGGCAGTGATTCCTTGAGATCGTCGCGTTGAGAGACGGTCGCGTCGTTTGAACGACGGGGGGCTTCCTCGAAGCGGCCGCGAGGCAGCGGCCCTTTTTTCCCTTTGGGGGCGATTGACTTGGACTCGCCGAGACTTTGAAGCCGCTCCAGCTCGCGTGAGACCGCTTCGCCCGCCAATTCGTCGATCGTGAACACCGCGCTCGAGCCGGAGCTGGGATCGACTTCCAAAGGGCCGATCGACTCAGGCGGCCACGAACTTGAGTCGTCCGAGGCGAAGTTTGAGGGAGTGACGGTGTGGAGAGGGTCTGTCGCGGTTCCCACTTGGGAAGGAAGGTCGCTCATCGAGACGCTTTGGGAGTCGTCCGAGCCGGCCGCGCGCTCATAGGGACGCAGATGGCCGGAGACTTCCCGCGATTCGGAGTCGTCGAACAAGGAGTCGCCCGTGGAGGAGACGGAGACATCATCGGTTGCCGAACGCAGGTCGGCCAGGTTGCTCCATTCGGAGGATGACGAACCGAGTTCCGAACCGCCTAAGCCGCCGTTGAACTTCTCGCTGGGCGTGGCCCCCGCTTGGTCCGGCTCGATGGTATTTGAGGAGCTGGTCGGTGCCACTCGGGAATTGTCCCGGTTCACATCTAACTGGGCCAATGGGCTGGCAAACGAGCCGCCTGAGGAAATCGAAATCTCGTTCGATTCGGACTGGTCGAACAACGAGTTGGCGACTGGGTTGGAGGAACGGTTCGAGGCGTTAGCGGGGTCGTTGTCATCGTCGCTGAGAAAGTCTAGACCACCGAAGATCGGGTGGTCGGAAGAGGACTCGGAGCCGGGATCCACCAGCGCCGGGATTGTTCCAGAGTCCTCCAACGAATAGCACGAGGGATCCAGCGGCTCCTCGTCGTCCAGGTTCAGACGCGAGAAGGAGAGACCGGCACCTTCGGGCAACGCAGCGCGTGGATCCCGAGAAGGGACGCCCGAGCCATTAGCCGGAGAGGGACGCTTCGGATCACGAAGCTCGCCAAATTCGGCGTCGCGGGGATGAGGATCAACCCGGTCGGGAACGCGGTTATCGTTGGGACCACTCACATTCGGCCTCGTCCACTCGAAAGTGGTCTAGACGAGTTGGCCAGTGACGAACTCGCAAGCTCAGCGAATTGGGAGGCGGACCAGCCGGGATGATGAAAGCGAAGTGGAACGAAAGGAGGGATCGACGCGGACATGGATCGAGACAACGTTGGCTCGTCGAGCCGGCGAGACTTCGCTTTCGCCAACGAGACGGAGGACGCCTCGGATAGGGTTATCACAACCATACTTTAGTTTACCTTACGCCGTCCATATCGTTCGACTCGATTCCTTTCCTCTCCGGAATACAGTGTTCGCAACGGCTTGGAAATCGTCTTCCTTCCAGGGCGAGATGGGGTTTGGCCGACCCTGGTTGGGTCTGGGTCCAAACCTCGTCCTCATCGAACCGGCGTGGGTGGTGAGTCTGTTTCCAAGTTGCCCGTTGTCCTGCTTCTGTTTGCGGTCCTCTTCGGGATTTTCCTCCGATGATGTCAAGCGCGACCTTAGTCTCGTTCCCCCCTGACACCGCGATTCTGTTGATCGCGCACGGCAGCCGTCATCAACCGGCCAACGACGACTTGATCGCTCTCGCCGATCGGTTGGCCACTCGTGAAGGTTGGACAATCACGGTCCCATGTTTTCTCGAACTGGCCGAGCCGGACATCGCCGCCGGGGGGGCGGAGTGCGTGCGTCGTGGTGCGCGACGGGTCGTGATGGTTCCCTACTTCTTGTCGATGGGGGTCCACTTGACCCGCGATCTCACCGCCGCGCGTGACGAACTAGCCCAGCGCTTCCCCGAGGTTCAGTTTCATCTTGGTCCCCCGTTGGGACCCGATCCCGCTTTAGATGATCTGGTCGTGCGTCGCGCTCGTGAACTCGTTGAAACGGCGTGGACTCAAACACGCGCCGACTGATCCAAGTCACGTTGTCCACGCCGTTCGACCGGCGGGTGGCCTCCCCATTCTCACCCCCTTTGTTCCGGCTCGCCATGCCATTGACCCAGCTCTCAACTGGATTTTATGGTAAGGCGTGCCGGTCGGTTGATGGGATTCCAA encodes:
- a CDS encoding serine/threonine-protein kinase produces the protein MSGPNDNRVPDRVDPHPRDAEFGELRDPKRPSPANGSGVPSRDPRAALPEGAGLSFSRLNLDDEEPLDPSCYSLEDSGTIPALVDPGSESSSDHPIFGGLDFLSDDDNDPANASNRSSNPVANSLFDQSESNEISISSGGSFASPLAQLDVNRDNSRVAPTSSSNTIEPDQAGATPSEKFNGGLGGSELGSSSSEWSNLADLRSATDDVSVSSTGDSLFDDSESREVSGHLRPYERAAGSDDSQSVSMSDLPSQVGTATDPLHTVTPSNFASDDSSSWPPESIGPLEVDPSSGSSAVFTIDELAGEAVSRELERLQSLGESKSIAPKGKKGPLPRGRFEEAPRRSNDATVSQRDDLKESLPNKGKKEKFPKIPGYEILDKLGDGGMGVVYLARQKGLGRMVALKMIRGSASEDAMQRFVLEARAVAKIRHPNIVQIYEIGEVDHVPYFSLELLEGGNFTQKLANTPQDPRQSARWVKTLAEAMYEAHSKNVIHRDLKPANVMLAGDGTLKITDFGLAKELEKEQAEGNTVSGQIMGTPSYMSPEQASGKVEELGPLTDLYALGAILYEMLTGRPPFKGTSAMATVFSVIHEEPVAPSKLVPRLPRDIETICLKCLEKDPAKRYSDCRALAEDLQNFLDGHPIKARRASLFEQTYKWARRNPYAAVSVGLVTCLIVGGVSAAFYVQKLRADQALENQRREQEQLAAKQRADNQRREQRIAEQQKLFSMLVDLDKEAQLKFDELQRMFQVDEPDYVAVRNEAIRFLDNFPAQARQMVRASPLGDDLTDGIRKQQQEIDELGERVQTIRQEAERQLALTKRRNELIAQVDQFLAQRDRVVYLATMFDGLTLQSDPDAFGNATLANLNNPLVTATDREVDGITYTVWQLKSRPEELPEGKWTQLQDAFDEALLLRAEALAREDNPLQAARAAWLFLNDPQVAKRLDSFLFYHERLAELAKRLGDSSAQAQAEQRIEELSRQPLKKPIDHFALGLRAYFKGDWSQAEASFAEALSANPGTYGFWSRVLRVICIAQSQDSRSYSKNRLETAISELVNLIQNRPNPEPWLWILLGYIQAADAALYIEAYERLPDSRTKLGALVSTRINEARNSLEEARLLLEPLIADKDPATLPSNLREMIYALKVNLGIVDVHAGKFARVQSRITQAQGDPTRAAAFQDQALAHLNTARARLQEANQLDQRQYQSHALLSKVLVDLDEPIEALRELDQAILCHQTVLENRIRHQRDDTPANLFASEDFQIKDSRLAKLHRSKAQIVIELARREQSLSTTRWDEAVEALTQAIERNTDQYERAEDLANRAQFRLRAFELNDGRPPEPESALADAQHASELDPRLAIAQYWQIVALMELERYDEVLEASQSYIELIGQGGLQTLGDRRALGNLAAVRQLRGICFLRKPRRNPSADSEATTNFVQAIDEFTLSLELQPDSAPVLLSRGLAHLALNSHKLALKDFDAVFEVIRRPRDNSSPSAPPRPLSSLNDAERRLVLTALSARARTRVAEAARERDPERFLRTALDDLELAMSLAGPDDLADLKVESGLILAELANRLKTSFSDDPQRLRRQLNEFTSLRNRAFTLINQGLQTADQTKRVALARKLDAQKSLIDALR
- a CDS encoding sirohydrochlorin chelatase; its protein translation is MMSSATLVSFPPDTAILLIAHGSRHQPANDDLIALADRLATREGWTITVPCFLELAEPDIAAGGAECVRRGARRVVMVPYFLSMGVHLTRDLTAARDELAQRFPEVQFHLGPPLGPDPALDDLVVRRARELVETAWTQTRAD